One part of the Mytilus trossulus isolate FHL-02 chromosome 11, PNRI_Mtr1.1.1.hap1, whole genome shotgun sequence genome encodes these proteins:
- the LOC134689854 gene encoding transcription intermediary factor 1-beta-like, with product MAQCPVRSCEICENSPGSRYCIDCEQFFCKTCEISHLKTKPCRNHIFQDADITNPEVKTPVCKQHGEKFTFYCNTCTSLTCNICLPTSHNKHDFCLIDDAASKARSLLEKELLAAEDSIGRAKEKNCSSRLALTNFEHEAEKAKQDVGERVDVILNVLYEFKNAYLKSIEEHRMKESQKSKKEILKIEKATKNYQEVLNKVKSSIAVDNNVILLDSLSSMTKTLKSVDLVSIETTIPVRIHCNLVSTKPEAKKLIGNLFFLKPNISIKEVARVNSKKPNTTIKVGDRVRVKDIYWSDVTHTSIGKVIDIQSNIVFIDFPQCSGRGCSISNVELAS from the coding sequence ATGGCGCAGTGTCCAGTAAGATCATGTGAAATATGTGAGAATTCTCCGGGGAGTAGATACTGTATAGACTGTGAACAGTTTTTCTGTAAGACATGTGAAATATCACATTTAAAAACTAAACCGTGCAGGAATCATATTTTTCAAGATGCCGACATTACAAATCCGGAAGTAAAAACGCCCGTTTGTAAACAACATGGAGAAAAGTTTACGTTTTACTGCAATACTTGTACATCACTAACCTGTAACATTTGTTTGCCGACTTCACACAATAAACATGATTTCTGTCTGATTGATGATGCTGCCTCAAAAGCCCGGTCACTTTTAGAGAAGGAATTGTTAGCAGCAGAAGATAGTATCGGGAGggctaaagaaaaaaattgttcttCACGATTGGCTCTCACTAACTTTGAACATGAAGCGGAAAAGGCTAAACAGGATGTTGGCGAAAGAGTGGATGTAATCCTTAATGTTCTTTATGAAttcaaaaatgcttatttgaaGTCAATTGAAGAACACAGAATGAAAGAATCACAGAAgtcgaaaaaagaaattttgaagaTTGAAAAGGCAACTAAAAATTACCAAGAAGTTTTGAATAAAGTGAAAAGCTCAATAGCTGTCGACAATAATGTCATTCTATTGGATTCATTAAGTAGCATGACAAAAACTTTAAAGTCAGTGGATTTAGTTAGTATAGAGACAACGATACCCGTACGGATTCACTGTAACCTTGTTTCAACGAAACCCGAAGCAAAAAAACTGATTggcaatttatttttcttaaaaccGAATATCAGTATTAAAGAAGTTGCAAGAGTAAATTCTAAGAAACCAAACACCACTATCAAAGTAGGTGACAGAGTTCGGGTAAAAGACATTTACTGGAGTGATGTCACACATACAAGTATAGGCAAAGTTATCGACATACAAagtaacattgtttttattgattttccGCAGTGTTCAGGTAGGGGATGTTCAATATCGAACGTGGAATTGGCATCGTAA